A genome region from Brooklawnia propionicigenes includes the following:
- a CDS encoding IS1634 family transposase has translation MAYVRTVTTGSGATAVQIVWKSVHGSRDIEHVGSAHSPAEVEVLKAAAVQRIAAGQDPLPLDQPAAGGGPGIQVVGMRMGLLLDAIACVYRRMGLDQAAGGDAVFEQLVTARIIEPSSKLDAARVLEEAGVQPVSYPTLKRRLPTYAEPEFRHRLSGAVSVRSDLGPAALVLYDVTTLWFETDTGDGFREPGFSKERRLEPQITVGLLTDATGAPLMIEAFEGNRAETKTMIPLIRGFVAAHGIADVVVVADAGMMSEQNLKDIEDAGWSFIVGGKIPEIPYAISQWRKHHPDAEPPDQLVVSQKLVHGVKADTRHRSVYFQYRAARARRTLHGVDQQLTKAANAVAGKAPVKRNRFITLSGARPSINRELETKARTLAGWKSYVTNLDRPAEFVIGAYHQLWHVEHAFRMSKSDLKARPVYHHKKESIDAHLAVVFAALAVSHHIEQATGWTIKRFVRTFRQYRDVTLTVAGQTITASQPIPAEHTDTLTKINNSDAH, from the coding sequence GTGGCGTATGTGCGGACGGTGACCACGGGGTCGGGGGCGACGGCTGTTCAGATCGTGTGGAAGTCGGTGCATGGTTCCCGCGATATCGAGCATGTGGGTTCTGCGCATAGCCCGGCCGAGGTCGAGGTGTTGAAGGCGGCCGCGGTACAGCGGATCGCTGCCGGGCAGGACCCGTTGCCACTGGACCAGCCGGCTGCTGGCGGTGGGCCGGGGATCCAGGTGGTAGGGATGAGGATGGGTCTGCTGCTCGACGCGATCGCCTGCGTTTATCGCCGGATGGGCCTGGATCAGGCCGCTGGTGGGGATGCGGTTTTCGAGCAGTTGGTGACCGCCAGGATCATCGAACCGTCATCGAAGTTGGATGCTGCCCGGGTGCTGGAAGAAGCAGGCGTCCAGCCCGTCTCGTACCCGACGCTGAAACGCCGGCTCCCTACGTACGCTGAACCAGAGTTCCGTCACCGCTTGTCAGGGGCTGTTTCGGTACGGTCTGATCTCGGCCCTGCCGCCCTGGTTTTATATGATGTGACGACGTTATGGTTCGAGACCGATACTGGTGACGGGTTCCGTGAGCCCGGCTTCAGCAAGGAACGACGCCTGGAGCCGCAGATCACGGTCGGGTTGTTGACCGATGCGACCGGTGCCCCGTTGATGATCGAAGCGTTCGAAGGGAACCGGGCCGAAACCAAGACGATGATCCCGCTGATCCGAGGGTTCGTGGCGGCCCACGGGATCGCTGATGTGGTCGTGGTCGCCGACGCTGGGATGATGAGTGAGCAGAACCTGAAAGATATCGAGGATGCCGGCTGGTCGTTCATCGTGGGAGGGAAGATCCCGGAGATCCCGTATGCGATCAGCCAGTGGCGCAAACACCATCCGGACGCTGAGCCGCCCGATCAGCTCGTGGTGTCACAGAAGCTGGTGCACGGCGTGAAGGCCGATACCCGGCATCGGAGCGTGTATTTCCAGTACCGGGCCGCCCGTGCCCGCCGTACCCTGCACGGTGTCGACCAGCAGCTCACGAAAGCCGCGAACGCGGTCGCGGGGAAAGCCCCGGTGAAACGCAACCGGTTCATCACCTTGTCCGGGGCACGTCCGTCAATCAACCGGGAACTGGAGACCAAAGCCCGGACGCTGGCCGGGTGGAAATCGTATGTGACCAATCTTGATCGGCCGGCGGAGTTCGTGATCGGCGCGTATCACCAGTTGTGGCATGTCGAACACGCGTTCCGGATGTCCAAGAGCGATTTGAAAGCCCGCCCGGTCTACCACCATAAGAAGGAATCGATCGACGCTCACCTGGCCGTCGTGTTCGCTGCGCTGGCCGTCAGCCACCACATCGAACAAGCCACCGGCTGGACCATCAAACGCTTCGTGCGTACCTTCCGTCAATACCGCGACGTCACCCTCACGGTCGCCGGCCAGACCATCACCGCGAGCCAACCCATCCCCGCCGAGCACACCGACACCCTCACCAAGATCAACAACTCAGATGCGCACTAA
- a CDS encoding PIG-L family deacetylase has translation MKTGKATGRAFVRRWLSAVSALALVLGAAQFTFAAQASADVIGTSCSGGAIQIIAHQDDDLLFQSPDILRDVDQGRCVRTVYVTAGDSGYEDDYWQSRESGAEAAWAQAAGVSNSWTTSTISLAGKSVRMRTLKNAPNVSLIFMRLPDGFPLGTGSAAQGYQSLYRLLTGAISKVTAVDGSASYTGPRKGRLMGL, from the coding sequence ATGAAGACGGGAAAAGCAACTGGTCGGGCCTTCGTCAGGCGGTGGCTGTCTGCAGTGTCGGCCCTGGCATTGGTATTGGGGGCCGCGCAGTTCACCTTCGCCGCACAGGCCTCCGCCGATGTCATCGGCACCAGCTGCAGCGGCGGAGCGATTCAGATCATCGCGCATCAAGACGACGACCTGCTGTTTCAAAGCCCCGACATCCTGCGTGACGTCGACCAGGGACGGTGCGTACGCACCGTCTACGTGACAGCGGGCGACAGCGGCTACGAGGACGACTACTGGCAGTCACGCGAATCGGGCGCCGAGGCCGCCTGGGCCCAAGCGGCCGGCGTCTCCAACTCGTGGACGACCAGCACGATCTCGCTGGCCGGCAAGTCGGTTCGCATGCGTACCCTCAAGAACGCGCCGAACGTATCGTTGATCTTCATGCGCCTGCCGGACGGCTTCCCGCTGGGGACCGGATCAGCTGCCCAGGGATATCAGAGCCTCTACCGCCTGCTCACCGGAGCCATTTCGAAGGTCACCGCGGTGGACGGCAGCGCGTCCTATACAGGGCCCCGGAAAGGTCGGTTGATGGGCCTGTGA
- a CDS encoding ISAs1 family transposase translates to MPSSPTVGASRIERAGDLMTALNHVPDPRDPRGVRYPLAGMLAVAVCAVLAGARSFAAIGDWALDLDAGHLDRLDLERAPVESTLRKLFARIDAAALDAALAVFAWCRVRHIAGRRVVAIDGKTVRGARSKAGSAPHLIAALDHATGVVLGQHAVEAKSNEIPAVRDLLAGFDPADLAGCVITADAMHTQDDTAKAIIAAGADYVFTVKANRPTLLAALKALPWNKVPVGSTSTQHGHGRRATRTIKVIETPTLPGWPEFTGAAQVAQLRRTVTKNGKKTVEVVYLITSADHHDAPPATLAAWVQGHWSIENALHWVRDVTYDEDRSHVRTGHAAHVMASLRNTAISILRLTGWDNIATALRHHARNPERAITCALTS, encoded by the coding sequence ATGCCATCTTCCCCGACAGTCGGCGCGAGCAGGATCGAACGCGCCGGTGACCTGATGACCGCCTTGAACCATGTTCCCGATCCCCGAGACCCACGCGGGGTCCGCTACCCGCTGGCCGGGATGCTCGCCGTCGCAGTGTGTGCGGTGCTCGCCGGAGCGCGCTCGTTCGCAGCGATCGGGGACTGGGCGCTGGATCTCGACGCTGGGCACCTGGACCGGCTCGACTTGGAACGCGCGCCGGTGGAGTCCACACTGCGCAAACTGTTCGCCCGGATCGACGCGGCCGCTCTGGATGCTGCGCTGGCGGTGTTCGCCTGGTGCCGGGTCCGCCACATCGCAGGCCGTCGGGTTGTCGCGATCGACGGCAAGACGGTGCGGGGTGCACGCTCCAAAGCGGGCAGCGCACCGCATCTGATTGCCGCACTCGACCACGCCACAGGCGTCGTGCTCGGCCAGCACGCGGTCGAGGCGAAGAGCAATGAGATCCCTGCGGTGCGGGATCTGCTCGCCGGCTTTGACCCGGCTGACTTGGCCGGATGCGTGATCACAGCCGATGCGATGCACACCCAAGACGACACCGCCAAGGCCATCATCGCTGCCGGCGCGGACTATGTGTTCACCGTCAAGGCCAACCGCCCCACCCTGCTGGCAGCGCTCAAAGCGCTGCCCTGGAACAAGGTGCCCGTCGGATCGACCTCGACCCAGCACGGCCACGGCAGGCGCGCCACGCGAACCATCAAGGTCATTGAGACGCCCACCCTGCCCGGCTGGCCGGAGTTCACCGGCGCGGCCCAGGTCGCCCAGCTACGCCGCACAGTCACCAAGAACGGGAAGAAGACCGTCGAGGTGGTGTACCTGATCACCTCCGCCGACCATCACGACGCGCCACCGGCGACCCTGGCCGCCTGGGTCCAAGGGCACTGGTCGATCGAGAACGCCCTGCACTGGGTCCGCGACGTCACCTACGACGAAGACCGCTCCCACGTCCGCACCGGCCACGCCGCCCATGTCATGGCCAGCCTGCGCAACACCGCGATCTCGATCCTGCGACTCACCGGCTGGGACAACATCGCCACCGCCCTACGCCACCACGCCCGCAACCCCGAAAGAGCCATCACATGCGCCCTCACAAGCTGA
- a CDS encoding discoidin domain-containing protein — protein sequence MRPHKLKQDLSGALASYTSTTLRNSLLAAIQANNYTWVRTQDYVTYYGGDQDHYDHHSVAFLARDATGYYENDCILSSYLGYGDFVLNGAWPANVASSDLSRKTSIFTTYAKYDDEVDISEYQQRGWLARQYVIAINGDAAAANAGLDQTAAAGTQVTLNGTGSTGVSGLTYSWSQTSGPPVTLSSTTASTATFTPTAAGSYVFKLTATSGSTSSTDSVTITVTGTSASSSPSTSPSSTASSSASSSTLSNLAMVGATVTQSSQVSGQEGKKAVDGVAKGYPGYDTNEWSTDGGGAGSWITLTWDTPVTLSKIVLYDRPNSNDRITAGTLVFSDGSSVAVGQLNNDGSATTINFTARTVTSVQLQVTKVSSKTENVGLAEFEAWGTTATTAPSTTTSAPSTTASTTAPTTTAPSTTAPTTTAPTTTAPSTTATSTATNVARQSTVKVTASSQQSGSKATKAVDGVIAGYPADSSKEWATDRGKAGSWITLTWPSAVTVNKIVLYDRPNLDDQVLSGTLVFSDGSTIAVGQLNNDGSATTISFDPKTISSVQFKVDSVSSSTYEVGLAELEVYASQ from the coding sequence ATGCGCCCTCACAAGCTGAAACAAGACCTTTCCGGGGCCCTGGCGTCCTATACCTCGACCACATTGCGCAATTCGTTGCTCGCCGCCATCCAGGCCAACAACTACACCTGGGTACGCACGCAAGACTATGTGACCTATTACGGCGGCGACCAGGACCATTACGACCATCATTCGGTGGCCTTCCTGGCCAGAGACGCAACCGGTTACTACGAGAACGACTGCATCCTCAGCTCGTACCTGGGCTACGGCGATTTCGTGCTCAATGGCGCTTGGCCGGCCAATGTTGCATCAAGCGATCTGTCCCGCAAGACCTCGATATTCACGACCTACGCCAAATACGATGACGAGGTCGATATCAGCGAGTACCAACAACGTGGCTGGCTCGCACGGCAGTACGTGATCGCGATCAACGGCGATGCCGCCGCTGCGAACGCCGGTCTCGACCAGACGGCTGCCGCAGGCACCCAGGTCACGCTGAACGGCACGGGATCGACCGGGGTGAGCGGTTTGACCTACAGCTGGTCGCAGACCTCCGGGCCTCCAGTGACGCTCAGCAGTACTACTGCGTCCACCGCGACGTTCACGCCCACCGCAGCGGGCAGCTATGTCTTCAAGCTGACGGCCACCAGCGGCTCGACGAGCTCCACGGATTCCGTGACGATCACCGTGACGGGTACTTCAGCATCCAGTTCGCCCAGCACGTCACCGTCGTCCACTGCGTCGTCGTCGGCGAGTTCGTCGACGCTGTCCAATCTGGCCATGGTGGGTGCGACGGTGACCCAGTCGTCCCAGGTTTCCGGGCAGGAAGGCAAGAAGGCTGTGGACGGGGTAGCGAAGGGCTATCCGGGCTACGACACCAACGAGTGGTCGACCGACGGGGGTGGCGCCGGCAGCTGGATCACACTCACCTGGGACACCCCGGTGACACTGAGCAAGATCGTGCTGTACGACAGGCCCAACAGCAACGACCGGATCACCGCCGGAACGCTGGTCTTCTCGGACGGGTCATCGGTGGCTGTGGGTCAGTTGAACAACGATGGCAGCGCCACGACGATCAACTTCACCGCACGGACCGTGACCAGCGTCCAGCTCCAGGTCACCAAGGTCTCCAGCAAGACCGAGAACGTGGGTCTGGCCGAGTTCGAGGCATGGGGAACCACCGCGACCACGGCACCCAGCACGACCACCAGCGCCCCGAGCACCACAGCGTCGACCACCGCGCCGACGACGACGGCGCCGAGCACCACGGCCCCGACAACGACCGCCCCGACGACGACCGCGCCGAGCACCACGGCGACGAGCACGGCGACCAATGTCGCGCGGCAGTCCACGGTGAAGGTGACCGCCTCGTCCCAGCAGTCCGGGTCGAAGGCCACCAAGGCCGTCGATGGGGTGATCGCCGGTTACCCTGCCGACTCCAGCAAGGAATGGGCCACCGATCGCGGCAAGGCCGGCAGCTGGATCACGCTGACCTGGCCGTCGGCGGTGACCGTCAACAAGATCGTGCTGTACGACCGTCCGAACCTTGACGATCAGGTGCTCTCGGGGACCCTGGTCTTCTCCGACGGTTCCACGATCGCCGTGGGCCAGCTGAACAACGATGGCAGTGCCACCACGATCTCGTTCGATCCCAAGACGATCAGCAGCGTTCAGTTCAAGGTCGATTCCGTCTCCTCGTCCACCTATGAAGTGGGCTTGGCCGAGCTCGAGGTTTACGCCTCCCAGTAA
- a CDS encoding polysaccharide pyruvyl transferase family protein: MRVALLCDTSPAADRVGNEAIGVSSTGQLQSRNIDVIPICRGHHPGFGQQRAGDRILALEFPWMPEDRQRYLAEIRAVLAGDRRALPAGDKVFTIIDQLRGVDGLVIGGGELTSRSGWLLYERLATALIVAGQGKPVILTGQSIGPDLSVSDREVLAELLDLCSLVGLRDADSYWAANQLRPGHPAIFQTIDDAVSLDVDWAAPKANRIAVTLDEQPWPFPADDYLNVMTAVIDGLAERMGAAIEFIPHMADFDGGGLDQEVHQALADRCSHPATVFPIEAGTASAQRLAQCQWVLTTRLHAAVFGLLAGASVLPIGLDRCGLSRIDGALRNWGWAEGAVPFAALWDSQTGRESEVLSDLLDEIVAGVGSEGEHLESIRDGRLGAAAQWWDRVAADLERHDESPKPLEPVATVRRFSANVRARTAGFGLTAPADVEPSAAIIMRTRDRAAMLDRAVQDVLAQTAADWQLVVVNDAGPRDPVDEVLARYAHDLEGRLSVIHNPVSHGMEAASNLGLANSVSEFVVIHDDDDSWQPCFLQQTEAYLRAHRDEQAVTVSTDIVLERLVGADYVEYHRFGYWAELRGARLIDFMKVNRMVPISILYLRSVHDEIGLYNEQLPVVGDYEFYLRLLQQFRVGYIDRRLADWRQRPDSTGANSNSMFALGDAHRDCDLALRDAYLREWTAQNGIGLPMFIAKTMEREADGLTRRMTELMGEDPLLKEIDAKLDLVLERLDLIEQQLRETGPDDATGKASSPRDTLRRIARRPGH; this comes from the coding sequence ATGCGAGTCGCACTGCTCTGCGATACCAGTCCGGCCGCCGATCGGGTCGGCAATGAGGCGATCGGCGTCTCGAGCACAGGGCAGCTGCAGTCGAGGAATATCGACGTGATCCCGATCTGTCGAGGCCACCACCCGGGCTTCGGCCAGCAGCGGGCGGGCGACAGGATTCTCGCGCTGGAGTTCCCCTGGATGCCCGAGGACCGGCAGCGCTATCTGGCCGAGATCCGCGCGGTCTTGGCCGGCGATCGGCGAGCCCTGCCTGCCGGGGACAAGGTCTTCACGATCATCGACCAATTGCGCGGTGTGGATGGGCTGGTGATCGGCGGCGGCGAGCTGACCTCACGCTCGGGCTGGCTGCTCTACGAGCGTTTGGCAACGGCGTTGATCGTCGCCGGCCAAGGCAAACCGGTGATCCTCACCGGGCAGAGCATCGGCCCCGATCTTTCGGTCAGCGACCGTGAGGTGCTGGCGGAGCTGCTGGATCTGTGCAGCCTGGTGGGGTTGCGCGATGCCGATAGCTACTGGGCAGCCAATCAGCTTCGTCCGGGTCATCCCGCCATCTTCCAGACCATCGACGACGCGGTATCGCTGGATGTCGATTGGGCGGCTCCCAAGGCCAACCGGATCGCTGTGACGCTGGACGAGCAGCCGTGGCCTTTTCCCGCAGACGACTACCTGAATGTGATGACCGCGGTGATCGACGGGCTTGCGGAGCGCATGGGCGCCGCGATCGAGTTCATCCCGCATATGGCCGATTTCGATGGCGGCGGGTTGGATCAGGAGGTCCATCAGGCGTTGGCCGATCGCTGCTCGCATCCGGCGACGGTCTTTCCGATCGAGGCGGGCACGGCCTCGGCCCAACGGCTCGCCCAATGCCAGTGGGTGTTGACGACACGGTTGCACGCGGCCGTGTTCGGGCTGCTCGCCGGGGCGTCCGTCCTGCCGATCGGTCTGGACCGCTGCGGGCTGAGCCGCATCGATGGCGCTCTGCGCAACTGGGGTTGGGCCGAAGGCGCAGTTCCCTTCGCCGCGCTGTGGGATTCACAGACCGGCCGCGAGTCCGAGGTGCTCTCGGATCTGCTGGATGAGATTGTGGCCGGGGTCGGGTCCGAGGGCGAACATTTGGAGTCGATACGAGACGGACGACTGGGAGCAGCGGCCCAGTGGTGGGATCGGGTGGCCGCCGACCTGGAGCGCCATGACGAATCCCCGAAACCGCTGGAGCCCGTCGCAACCGTCCGGCGGTTCAGCGCGAATGTGCGGGCGAGAACCGCGGGCTTCGGCCTGACGGCGCCTGCGGACGTCGAACCGTCGGCAGCGATCATCATGCGCACCCGTGACCGAGCCGCGATGCTCGACCGGGCCGTCCAGGACGTGCTCGCCCAAACCGCCGCCGACTGGCAGCTGGTGGTGGTCAACGACGCCGGCCCCCGCGATCCGGTCGACGAGGTGCTGGCCCGCTATGCGCACGATCTGGAGGGACGCCTGAGCGTCATCCACAATCCGGTCTCGCACGGCATGGAAGCCGCCAGCAATCTGGGACTGGCGAACTCGGTCAGCGAGTTCGTGGTGATCCATGACGACGACGATTCCTGGCAGCCCTGCTTCCTGCAGCAGACCGAGGCATATCTGAGGGCTCATCGCGATGAGCAGGCCGTGACGGTCAGCACCGACATCGTGCTCGAACGCCTCGTCGGTGCCGACTACGTGGAGTACCACCGATTCGGGTACTGGGCCGAATTGCGCGGTGCCCGGTTGATCGACTTCATGAAGGTCAACCGGATGGTGCCGATCTCGATCCTCTATCTTCGGTCGGTGCACGACGAGATCGGGCTGTACAACGAGCAGCTTCCGGTGGTCGGCGACTACGAGTTCTATCTGCGGCTGTTGCAGCAATTCCGGGTGGGTTACATCGATCGCAGGCTGGCCGACTGGCGCCAGCGTCCGGATTCGACCGGCGCGAACAGCAACTCGATGTTCGCGCTCGGGGATGCCCATCGCGACTGTGACCTGGCGCTGCGCGACGCGTACTTGCGCGAGTGGACGGCCCAGAACGGCATCGGACTGCCGATGTTCATCGCGAAGACGATGGAGCGGGAGGCCGACGGGCTGACCCGGCGGATGACCGAGCTGATGGGCGAAGACCCCTTGCTCAAGGAGATCGACGCCAAGCTGGACCTGGTCCTGGAACGGCTGGATCTCATCGAGCAGCAGCTCCGAGAGACCGGTCCCGACGATGCCACGGGCAAGGCCTCCAGCCCCCGAGATACCCTCCGCAGGATCGCTCGTCGTCCGGGTCACTAG